The Panicum hallii strain FIL2 chromosome 9, PHallii_v3.1, whole genome shotgun sequence genome has a window encoding:
- the LOC112877777 gene encoding uncharacterized protein LOC112877777, translated as MHLTLSPVRTARKAAAAAAHARSASEPCHPALARLEGTVRALRSWSCCCGGAVDGSSSSYGLALLEAVLATLGETLATPRAAAALRDAGDQALDGFLALADAYGTFGSALLAARQSAADARAGARRGDGAAVAASARARRRTERELRHLAAAMRHASRHAAAVPGSADAAGAEVIGVVAEATVAVAEASAVIFSRCAAMSPDVSAVSSRKWLARLGVAPATSKVAPETVASALERLEELEECIAGLESGSEKVFRRLLQSRVLLLNIRNPL; from the coding sequence ATGCATTTGACGCTCAGCCCCGTGAGGACGGCGAGGaaggccgcggccgcggcggcgcacgcGCGTTCCGCGAGCGAGCCGTGCCACCCGGCGCTCGCGCGCCTCGAGGGCACCGTGCGCGCGCTCAGGTCGTGGtcctgctgctgtggtggagcCGTGGACGGCTCTTCCTCCAGCTACGGCCTCGCGCTCCTGGAGGCCGTCCTCGCCACGCTCGGCGAGACGCTCGCGACGCCGCGGGCCGCGGCGGCCCTCCGCGACGCCGGCGACCAGGCGCTCGACGGCTTCCTCGCGCTCGCGGACGCTTACGGCACGTTCGGCTCCGCGCTGCTCGCGGCGAGGCAGAGCGCGGCGGACGCGCGGGCGGGCGCCCGGCgcggggacggcgcggcggtggccgcgtccgcgcgcgcgcgcaggcggACCGAGAGGGAGctgcgccacctcgccgccgcgatGCGGCACGCCTCGCGGCacgcggcggcggtgccgggCTCCGCGGACGCCGCAGGCGCTGAAGTGATCGGCGTCGTGGCGGAGGCGACCGTGGCCGTGGCGGAGGCGTCGGCGGTCATCTTCTCGCGGTGCGCGGCCATGTCGCCGGACGTGTCGGCCGTGTCCTCGCGCAAGTGGCTGGCGAGGCTGGGCGTCGCGCCGGCGACCAGCAAAGTAGCGCCGGAAACGGTGGCATCGGCATTGGAGAGGCTTGAGGAGCTAGAGGAGTGCATTGCCGGGCTGGAGAGCGGGAGCGAGAAGGTGTTCAGGAGGCTGCTGCAGAGTAGAGTTTTACTCCTTAACATCCGTAATCCCTTGTAA
- the LOC112875368 gene encoding auxin-responsive protein SAUR32-like yields MHGKQQHHHQQMAPAVVAPKGCVTVRVGADGEEQRRFAVPLGHLKHPLFGALLEEAEREYGFRHQGAIAIPCRVDRFVQVEHLIGQDLHGTSSTCAQHLVDLDSAAAAAHHHHHHHHHLHLPRFVGCFRA; encoded by the coding sequence ATGCACGGCAAGCAgcagcaccaccaccagcagaTGGCGCCGGCCGTGGTGGCGCCCAAGGGGTGCGTGACGGTGCGGGTGGGCGCGGACGGGGAGGAGCAGCGCCGGTTCGCCGTCCCGCTGGGCCACCTCAAGCACCCGCTCTTCGGCGCGCTGCTCGAGGAGGCCGAACGCGAGTACGGCTTCCGCCACCAGGGCGCCATCGCCATCCCCTGCCGCGTCGACCGCTTCGTCCAGGTCGAGCACCTCATCGGCCAGGACCTCCacggcaccagcagcacctGCGCGCAGCACCTCGTCGACCtcgacagcgccgccgccgccgcgcaccaccaccaccaccaccaccaccacctgcaCCTGCCGCGCTTCGTCGGCTGCTTCCGCGCCTGA
- the LOC112874303 gene encoding protein ROOT PRIMORDIUM DEFECTIVE 1 yields MPSPLRVPARLVHARGKTTAAQHVAARHLDHAFERLATAHLPLVAASPLVDALRASPEPLALPNLARRLPLRLHRRGPLHFLRLFPRVFHLRAPLPLSLSLTPAAADLLAVASSPTDAARTLHRLLAMSASRALPLRAVFCVWRELALPDDFEDSVVAGHPHLFRLAPNPAEPNTHILHLIADPAAEDFTPAVEKTRPDKYAFKLQFPPGFRLTKEYRKKVKEWQQLPYAGPYEIVSPKAGGSKRVSKLARRKMEKRAVGIAHEFLSLTAEKMVEVEKFSQFRKWFGTEVNVRDVFLDHPGIFYLSAKGKRHTVFLREAYDRGKLVEPNEVSEARAKLVELMLLRRRGLGNANSSANMASGATSDAKESAHDFVEHEDCLLDVPET; encoded by the coding sequence ATGCCGTCGCCGCTGCGGGTGCCGGCGCGgctggtgcacgcgcggggcaAGACCACCGCAGCGCAGCACGTGGCGGCGCGGCACCTGGACCACGCCTTCGAGCGCCTCGCGACGGCGCACCTCCCGCTCGTCGCGGCGTCGCCGCTGGTCGACGCGCTGCGGGCCTCCCCCGAGCCGCTCGCGCTGCCGAACCTCGCGCGCCGCCTCCCgctccgcctccaccgccgcggcCCGCTCCACTTCCTCCGTCTCTTCCCGCGCGTGTTCCACCTCCGCGCCCCGCTCCCGCTCTCCCTATCGCtgacccccgccgccgcggacctcctcgccgtcgccagCTCCCCCACCGACGCGGCGCGGACGCTCCACCGCCTGCTCGCGATGTCGGCCTCCCGCGCGCTGCCCCTCCGCGCCGTCTTCTGTGTCTGGCGCGAGCTCGCCCTCCCCGACGACTTCGAGGACTCTGTCGTCGCGGGGCACCCGCACCTCTTTCGCCTCGCCCCCAACCCCGCCGAGCCCAACACCCACATTCTTCACCTCATCGCCGATCCGGCGGCCGAGGACTTCACCCCGGCGGTGGAGAAGACACGGCCGGACAAGTATGCGTTCAAGCTGCAGTTCCCGCCGGGGTTTAGGCTGACCAAGGAGTATCGCAAGAAGGTGAAGGAGTGGCAGCAGCTCCCGTACGCCGGGCCGTATGAGATCGTCAGTCCGAAGGCTGGAGGGAGCAAGAGAGTGTCGAAGCTTGCCAGGAGGAAGATGGAGAAGAGGGCAGTGGGGATTGCTCACGAGTTCCTGAGCCTGACAGCGGAGAAGATGGTGGAGGTGGAGAAATTCAGCCAGTTCAGGAAGTGGTTTGGGACCGAGGTCAATGTCCGGGACGTGTTCTTGGATCACCCCGGAATATTCTACCTCTCAGCAAAGGGAAAGCGGCACACAGTGTTCTTGAGGGAGGCGTATGATCGTGGGAAGCTTGTTGAGCCTAATGAAGTCTCTGAGGCAAGGGCCAAGCTCGTTGAGCTCATGCTTCTGCGCCGGCGTGGACTTGGGAACGCCAATTCAAGTGCCAACATGGCTTCAGGTGCCACTTCTGATGCCAAAGAGAGTGCTCATGATTTTGTTGAGCATGAGGATTGCTTGTTGGATGTACCGGAGACATAA
- the LOC112874302 gene encoding probable methyltransferase PMT18, producing MPKEYPASPKAQQLQESKKQRLTYILVVSALCIAFYVLGAWQNTTLPKPVGNSADITRVGCDPTTATAQSSGSGSVPSFGPGSGEALDFDAHHRLTINDTDAGAGLQPFPACPLNFSEYTPCEDRTRGRRFDRAMLVYRERHCPGKDEQIRCLIPAPPGYMTPFKWPKSRDYAYFNNIPHKELSIEKAVQNWIQVEGDKFRFPGGGTMFPRGADAYIDDINKLISLSDGTIRTAVDTGCGVASWGAYLLKRNIIAMSFAPRDTHEAQVQFALERGVPAIIGVMGKHRLPYPSRAFDMAHCSRCLIPWYEHDGLYLAEVDRILRPGGYWILSGPPINWKTYYKGWERTKDDLKQEQDKIEDVARSLCWKKVVEKRDLAIWQKPKNHLECANIKKTYKTPHICKSDNPDAAWYRQMEACVTPLPEVSNQGEVAGGAVEKWPERAFKVPPRIRRGMIPGLDAKKFDEDNKLWEKRVAYYKRIIPIAENRYRNVMDMNANMGGFAASLVKYPVWVMNVVPVNSDRDTLGAIYERGFIGTYQDWCEAFSTYPRTYDLLHADNLFSIYQDRCDITDILLEMDRILRPEGTAIIRDTVDVLTKVQAITKRMRWESRIMDHEDGPFNPEKVLMAVKTYWTAKASEEQN from the exons ATGCCGAAGGAGTACCCAGCTTCTCCCAAAGCCCAACAGCTGCAGGAATCCAAGAAGCAGCGCCTAACATACATCCTTGTGGTGAGCGCGCTCTGCATCGCCTTTTATGTCCTTGGTGCATGGCAGAACACCACGCTTCCGAAGCCTGTGGGAAACTCTGCGGACATCACCCGGGTTGGCTGTGACCCCACCACCGCCACAGCACAGTCCTCGGGCTCTGGCTCCGTGCCATCCTTCGGACCAGGTTCCGGTGAGGCACTCGACTTCGACGCACACCACCGGCTCACCATCAATGACACAGATGCTGGCGCGGGACTCCAGCCGTTTCCGGCTTGCCCGCTCAATTTCAGTGAGTACACGCCGTGCGAGGACCGTACGCGTGGGCGCCGGTTCGACCGCGCCATGCTGGTGTACCGGGAGCGGCACTGCCCTGGCAAGGACGAGCAGATTCGATGCCTCATTCCCGCACCGCCTGGGTACATGACCCCCTTCAAGTGGCCTAAAAGCAGGGACTATGCTTATTTCAACAACATCCCCCACAAGGAGCTCAGCATCGAGAAGGCTGTGCAGAACTGGATCCAGGTGGAGGGCGACAAGTTCAGGTTCCCCGGTGGCGGCACCATGTTCCCACGTGGCGCTGATGCCTACATCGATGATATCAATAAGCTCATCTCGTTGTCAGATGGGACGATCAGGACTGCAGTCGACACAGGCTGCGGG GTTGCTAGTTGGGGGGCTTACTTGCTGAAGAGAAACATCATTGCCATGTCGTTTGCGCCAAGGGACACGCATGAAGCGCAGGTGCAGTTTGCTCTGGAAAGAGGTGTCCCTGCCATCATTGGTGTGATGGGGAAGCACAGGTTGCCTTACCCATCTAGGGCATTTGATATGGCGCATTGCTCACGCTGTCTAATTCCTTGGTATGAACATG ATGGATTATACCTTGCTGAAGTCGATAGAATTCTAAGGCCAGGAGGATATTGGATTCTCTCGGGTCCTCCAATCAATTGGAAGACATACTACAAGGGGTGGGAGAGGACCAAGGACGACCTCAAGCAAGAGCAAGACAAGATTGAGGATGTTGCGAGGAGCCTTTGCTGGAAGAAGGTTGTTGAGAAGAGGGATCTTGCCATCTGGCAGAAGCCTAAGAACCATCTTGAGTGTGCCAATATTAAGAAGACATATAAGACACCCCATATCTGCAAGAGCGACAATCCTGATGCTGCTTG GTACAGGCAGATGGAAGCCTGTGTTACTCCATTGCCTGAAGTAAGCAACCAGGGAGAAGTGGCAGGTGGAGCGGTGGAGAAATGGCCAGAGAGGGCATTCAAAGTTCCCCCCAGGATTAGAAGGGGAATGATTCCAGGATTAGATGCAAAGAAGTTTGATGAGGACAATAAGTTGTGGGAGAAGAGGGTGGCATACTACAAGCGCATCATACCCATAGCAGAGAACAGATACAGAAATGTGATGGACATGAATGCAAACATGGGTGGCTTTGCTGCTTCTTTGGTGAAGTACCCTGTGTGGGTGATGAACGTCGTCCCTGTTAATTCTGACCGGGACACCCTTGGGGCAATATACGAGCGAGGGTTCATTGGCACATACCAGGACTGGTGTGAAGCCTTCTCAACATATCCAAGAACCTATGACCTCCTGCATGCTGACAATTTGTTTAGCATCTACCAAGACAG GTGCGATATAACAGATATCCTCTTGGAGATGGATAGGATACTAAGGCCCGAGGGCACAGCTATCATCCGTGACACGGTTGACGTGCTCACGAAAGTCCAAGCAATAACCAAGCGGATGCGGTGGGAGAGCCGCATCATGGACCATGAGGACGGCCCCTTCAACCCAGAGAAGGTCCTCATGGCAGTGAAGACGTACTGGACTGCCAAAGCATCCGAAGAACAGAATTAG